The Mercurialis annua linkage group LG8, ddMerAnnu1.2, whole genome shotgun sequence genome window below encodes:
- the LOC126661799 gene encoding uncharacterized protein LOC126661799: MGSKKTTKLGKEEREGKKRKATSEERFFEVFEIILNYNGDFEWFGYFNEDVAVRKFHIEDIGLNSLDKWLLELKVQGLLMYYWRRAGMYTEELIPMENDDHVMDMALAGAQDGSVDVYVRKLSCDDVCNLRPVFGQTLFELKELEDGDDALELQAVAEAEPVQVLQIEGPGEPMEVLQIESPGEPVEVLQSEVVDEPEVVDEPLEKQQSGGSD, translated from the exons ATGGGATCCAAAAAAACGACGAAATtgggaaaagaagaaagagaagggAAGAAACGAAAAG CTACTAGTGAAGAACGTTTTTTTGAGGTCTTTGAAATTATTCTTAACTACAATGGAGACtttgaatggtttggttattttaatgAGGATGTGGCTGTCAGAAAATTTCATATTGAGGATATAGGATTAAATAGTCTAGATAAGTGGTTACTTGAATTGAAGGTTCAGGGATTGCTAATGTATTATTGGAGGCGGGCTGGCATGTATACTGAAGAATTAATTCCTATGGAAAACGATGACCATGTCATGGACATGGCACTGGCTGGGGCACAAGATGGTAGTGTTGATGTGTATGTTAGGAAGTTAAGCTGTGATGACGTGTGCAACCTAAGGCCTGTATTTGGACAAACATTATTTGAGTTGAAAGAACTTGAAGATGGGGATGATGCATTGGAGCTGCAGGCTGTTGCTGAGGCTGAACCAGTGCAGGTGCTGCAGATTGAAGGTCCCGGTGAACCAATGGAGGTGCTGCAGATTGAAAGTCCTGGTGAACCAGTGGAGGTGCTGCAAAGTGAAGTTGTTGATGAACCTGAAGTTGTTGATGAACCCCTGGAGAAGCAGCAGTCTGGTGGTTCAGACTGA
- the LOC126661800 gene encoding E3 ubiquitin-protein ligase SINA-like 10 translates to MSDNIVRSFNLEVMDCPICCEPLIPPIIQFIVYHITFYFLQCENGHTTCSTCSVKVKNCHSCTLPIGSMRNRAMEAVVEAVTVFCQNKIYGCTESFSYDGKTKHEKYCSFVPCSCPLPDCTVKGSSKMIYGHCKEMHADSFIPFHFGRRFGVSLNLDDRGLLLQEDTSDTVFVLNNTTSSYGNIITVFCLGLMSNGRCPYDIEIKFTESSVDRFHSSTKNFQDTNSYYRSLTGLLIDSSDRDFFPDGLVKMELCVCRSWELGLEDDI, encoded by the exons ATGTCTGATAATATAGTTCGTTCATTTAATCTTGAAGTTATGGATTGCCCCATCTGCTGCGAACCGTTAATTCCTCCAATTATTCAg TTTATTGTGTATcatataacattttattttcttcagtGTGAGAATGGCCACACAACTTGCAGCACATGCTCTGTGAAGGTTAAAAATTGCCATTCTTGCACTTTGCCCATAGGATCAATGAGAAATCGGGCGATGGAAGCGGTCGTGGAGGCTGTTACAGTGTTTTGCCAGAACAAAATTTATGGATGCACTGAAAGCTTCAGTTACGACGGAAAGACAAAACACGAGAAGTACTGTTCCTTCGTACCGTGTTCATGCCCGCTTCCAGACTGCACCGTCAAAGGGTCGTCCAAAATGATTTATGGTCACTGCAAAGAGATGCATGCAGATTCTTTTATACCATTTCATTTTGGACGTAGATTTGGTGTTTCTCTGAACTTGGATGATAGGGGCTTACTTCTCCAAGAGGACACATCAGACACTGTGTTTGTTCTGAACAACACAACGTCTTCTTAtgggaatattataactgtcttTTGTCTGGGACTAATGTCAAACGGACGCTGCCCTTATGACATCGAAATAAAATTTACTGAATCCTCCGTTGACAGGTTTCATTCTTCTACGAAGAATTTTCAAGACACCAACAGTTACTACCGTTCGTTGACAGGGTTACTTATTGATAGCAGTGATCGTGATTTTTTTCCTGACGGGTTGGTAAAGATGGAGCTTTGTGTATGTCGATCATGGGAGCTTGGTTTGGAGGATGACATTTAA